A segment of the Ovis canadensis isolate MfBH-ARS-UI-01 breed Bighorn chromosome 17, ARS-UI_OviCan_v2, whole genome shotgun sequence genome:
CTCTGTGTTCTGGATTCTCAGGTGTCACATGGCCCCACCCCTATAACCAATCCAAGTTATCCCCCCTACATGGCCATAGAAGGTtaatataaagaaactgaggcccgtAGCCCAGGGGTTGACGAGCAACCAAATTGAAACTGATAAGGAGGAAGATGTGGAGGCCTTAGTTGCCAAAAAGGTATGGCAGGGAGTAAGACGGAGGCAACTGGATAGACTCCATGGTGCAAGGCCCACTACACCTTTGAAAAGGAGGAGCCTCTGACTCCAGGTGATGTGTGGACCTCCGGATGGGGGTGATGGAGCAACTTTCTCCAAAGTTCATGAATAGAGTTCAGGGGATGGAGCTGGAACGACTTACTTCCCAACACTACAATTTTCCTGCGCGTGTCCTCACTCAAGAAGGGCTTCATGAGGTTGTATCCCACAGGGAACAGTTTGGTGGCTGGAGAGATATAAGCAAgtataatggggaaaaaataattcCATCGGGCCACTCTCTCCAGAGCCAACAGCGTGGAGGAACCATGAGTTACGTTGGCAAGTTTCAATGCCCTGCACCTGACAAGCCATCCAACCAAGCCAACAAGCAGCCAACAACCCACCATCCAACCACCCAATGTATCAAACAGCCAGCAGACCAGCCAACAACCAATCAATTCTCACCAACCCATCAACCAGCCTACCAATCAACTAGCCACCCTACCAAATAATCAAACCCCACCAAACCAATTGACATGTCAGTCGATCAGAAAACCAATCAGTCAGTTAAACAACCAGCTAACTGCCCAACCAACTgccttttccagtcagtcaatcATTCAAATAACCAACCAGCCAACCATCCAAACAACCAGCAGTCAACAATCCACAATCCAGCCAAACCAACTAACCAGTCTGCCAACTAGACACTCACCCTCATAGGCAACCAAAATGCTAACTAGTCACTCAATCAGTCTACCAAACTAACAACTATCCAACCAGCCAATCAGATATGCAATCAACCACCAGGCAGTCAACTAGTCAGCTAACCAACTGGCCAGCTAAACAGACAACAAACTGAGCAATGAATCACCCAGTCCAGTCAACCATCAGCATACAACCATCTTTCCATCAATCCGCCCACCCAAATAAAAACTATCCAAATACTGTTGAGTTCCCACCTGGCCCCAAGCCTGTGAGGGATAAAATAGAAGTGAAGAATCGAAGCCTTTGCCTTCAAGGAGTAGACAACTCAAGGAAAGCAGGATGGATGCATAAGCTAACTGGAGGCTCAGAAGGCAGTAGGCAGGAAAGGCCAGACTGGGCTGCACCGGCTGCCAACGGCAGAGGCAGTTTGAGGAGGGAGAGATAGACGTGGGTAGGAGAGGTGAGGGGGGATTCCTGGACAAGCTGGGGTTGGAGCTGCCTTTTCTCGCAGGAAAACCAGCCGTAGAATTTACCGTTTATGGAGCACTTACTCTGTTCTCGGCACCCTGAGCGATTTGCATGCAGCCAAGCAACCAACCTGCCTCTGCTTCCGGGAAAGGAGGTACTATTACTGTCCCAGAGTTCAGACAGGGGACTGGAGGCAGAGGAGAGCAGCCACCTGCCACACACCTTTCACAATGAGCATGAGCTTCAGGGTCTCCGGGTAATTCTCTTCAAGGAGGCTGAAGAACTGTGGAACAAAGAAAGACCCCGTCAGAGCCCGTACCTCCTCTTCACCTACCCCCGTCCCTTTGCAACCTCCCCTTGGAGGTTTCAGAAAGCTGTGGAGGGATTCCCTTCTTTCCATCACTTCCATGGTCCCTGGAGGAAACCTCTCCACAGACTATTGCGACCACACTCTCGTAACACTTACATAATATTAACCGTCTTTGGAGTAAATCTATGGCAACAGTAGTACAGTGATAATGGTGGCCACTGTTTGCGGCATGTTCACCACTGGGGCTCACGGgtggcacagtggaaaagaattcacctgccagtgcagcagaggcaggagacgcaggctcgatccctgcAGTCGGGgcggtcccctggagtaggaaatggcaacccattccagcattcccATCTGGAGAGccccaaggactgaggagcctagcgggctacagtccatggggtcacagagagccagtCACGATGGAGCGAGCGAGAAGGCACGCTCGTTTGCCAAGCGCGATGTGTGCAGTTTATGTATCAACCCACAGAAGTGTGGCTATGTCCCTTTGGAGTGCAGACAATCAGTGCCCCCGTTTTGTAGGTGAGGACGATGGAGCATGGAGGGATAGAGTGACTTGGCCGTGTTACAGAGCAGAGGTGACAGGCAGGGGACGGTTTGTTGGAAGCTGGCCCTGCGGCGTCAGTACGTGCTGTTCCCGAGGCCTGGTCTGTGCAGTCTTCAGGAAGCACACTGATGGGGCCTGGGCTGCAGTGGTGGAAAGGCCACCGCTGGCCACTAGATCCCGGTTCTTAGCGAGCAGCCAGGTCACTGCTGGGCAAGCTGGTGGTTAAAGCAAGCAGGGGCGCCCGGGGCCTTTGCTCACCTCCTGGTACACTTCCACCAGGGGTTTCCAGAAGTGCTTCAGCCCCAGCCCCTCGCAGTCGAAAATCATCACGATGGTCTCAATCTTCCTCCCCAGCTGCAAGGACAAGAGCAAGGATCAGGGTGCAGGCTCAGAACTTGGGAGACGGTGCCTCAGCTCGTGACCCCCCAGggctcctcccagctccctgctctgtCCCAGAGGAATGAGCAAACAAAACAGTGACTGCATTTACCATCCGTCCATCCACGGTCCATCACCCGTTCATCATCCATCCTCCATCTGCCTGTCCACCCATCCATTAATTGACCCACCTATTCACACCCATCCTTCCCTTCATACGGCTGTTCATTTATCCACTCATCCCTCCGTTTGtccagctaatatttattaaacacctcTTTTGAGCCAGGCACTGAGAGTATGGCACATAGCTCAATAATCCGGAGTTCTTATCTTTAGAGTTCACAGTCTGGTTGGGGAGACTGACCAGCAACCGGGTCACCACAGTCCCGAGCTGAGAGCCGCAACTGGAGGCACAGAAGGTGTGGGGACGCGCGTTAACCCAGTGGGGGCCTCAGAGATGGGGACAGTCTGAGCCTTGAAAGATGGATAGGGCAGAGCCAGTGGAGGCGTTGGGGGGGAACGTGTGTGCACTGGGGGTCAGATTATCCCAACAGAAGGAGCAGCAAGGGCAAAGACTCAGAGGGAATCGTAGTAGCTGGCATTGCTGAGAGGCCCCAGGTGCCAGCCACATGCTCACGCTCTCTAACTTCATCTCTGCAACCGTTATTATCGTGTCAGTTTTGGAGGTGAGaagacaggctcagagaggggtcAGGTGACTTTCCTAGGCAGCACAGCCGGGACGTGTCGGAGCTGGTGTGTGAGCCCAGGGCCCTCTGACCGTGACGCTGAGGGCGCAGGTGTGTTCCTGGGGCTGCGGGCCCGGGCAGCCTCACCCGCTGGGTCTGCAGGGCACACTCGTGCAGGATGCGCTCACAGTCCCTCATCTTGGTCTTGAGCAGGTCCTGCTTGGTGACCGAGAAGAGCAGGCCCTTGGGGTCCAGCGGCCCGATGATGTCGTACCACACGGGGCAGCCATCTCGGTCATAGCCACACAGGCCTCCAGGCATGTACTTCTGGATCACCTGCGTGAGGACGGACACATGGAACTGGGCAGTGTGCAACCTCCCAGAGAcggccttgggcttccctggtggaaaagaatccgcctgcaatgcaggagaccctggttcggtccctggactgggaagatcctctggaggagggcatggctaaaccactccagtactcttgcctggagaatcccatggacagaggagcctggtggggtcgcaaagagctggacacgagtgaGCCACCAAGCCCAGAGAtcgccgcccccaccccagccccctcgcCAAACTAGGCTGCCCTGGGTGGTCTGAGCCTATACACACCGTGGTACAAGCACCTTCCCTTCCCTGGAGGGCTGCCCTACTGTCCAGGTGAGAAAGCTGAGGGGCTTGCAGGGAGTCCCTTGCTCACAGCAGATAGACGGCAAAGGCAGGGCTTAGCCGGGCCTGCCGGAGGCCTCTGGGCTCCTGAGTTCTGCCCGCAAAGTCTCCCGTGCCCCTTTCCATGGAGAGGGGTTGGGTTTAGTGATGAAACCATGGATACTGAAGGTGAACAGGCCTGCTTCAAAAACCAGACGCGGCTGCTTCCCTGCTGAGCACCCTTGAACAAGTGAcaccacctctctgagccccatccCCCCTCCTGCTGGGGAAAGTCCCCAAGATCACACTGGCATAGCAGCCTGCCTGACTCAGAGCTTGTGCCCTGCAAATGAAACCAGGACTGTGGTTTAGCTAAGGCACCACGGTGGGTCTGTTCTTCCCGACTCCTCAGTGGGCGAAGTTTCTTTCCCACCTAGACAGGATGCTTTGAGCAAGGCTCCAGCGGGTAAGGGCTCAGAGCCACGAGCTAACTGTGCTGCTGAAGAGCCTGTGTTTGGAGGCTTGagctcaaatcccagctccacctAGGGGCTCTGGGACTTTGGGTGGCTGCTTAACCACTGCTGGGCCTCAGGGTCCTCATGTGTACAATGGGCACATCTGTATCCACCTCAGGcgtttgtgaggattaaacgagTTCATGCAGGTAAAGTCTTAACTCAAGCTTGGCTCTTAATAGGAAATAGTCATAATTATTACAGGAGAGTTGGCTGCAGTTTCCCGGGGGTTCCACAGGCCTCTCAGGCTTGCTGCCCTCTACTCACGGTCCCCAGTGATGCTGAGGCTGTTGGGTGATATGTCTGTCAAAAGCTGGGGGTGTGTGGGGCGCTGTTGGCTCACCTCGGGGGGCTGCCATTCAAGGATGTGGTCAATGTCCATGGTCTTCCGGAACTCCATGTACTGAAAGGGAAATGAGTGGTAAGGAGGGGATGGAGGTAGAGGCTGGAGGCGGGAATTGCCCCCAAAAAACACCCTCACCAAATTTTCTGGGGGGGATACATCTCACCTTGCGGAGCATGGCCTCTGATTTCTGCAGGTCGAAATTCCGAGCTGTGGGAAGATGGAAGGAAGGGGTGAGGTGTGAAACAGACTGCCTTGCAGTCATCTTGTCCTGGTCCTGGGCAGGAGGTGAGGCTATGAGGGGCTCCAGGGGCCTTAGAGGGGACCTTCCtttcctgtcccctcccctctccaggaCCTGAATGTGAAGCAAGATGATGTGGTCGGATCCTGCGAGCCATGGGTTCTTCTGGAGCATTTGGTACCAGGTCCCTCTTGCTGCCCCTTGCCCTGACCTCCCCCATGCCCACCCTCACCTCGGAGCCAGCGCAGAAGGAAATAGTCATCCGGGTCGGGCAGGGCGGGCAACACGTCCTGGACATTTTCTCGGAACTGGGAAGAGAGACGGTGGTTGAAGAGGTGTTCACACTGAGCCTTGAGCTCAGACTcagtgatactttttttttttttttccagtttctttccttctcttccagtGCAGTCTGGCCTGTGGTTACGGAAGGTGGGTGGGCGGAGGGATGGGGAGGTGAATGGAAGGTTAGATGGGTGAGTAAATAGAAGaaaggatgggtggatggacggACGGATAGGACAAAATGAAGAGGACACCAATGAATGGAGAGATGGGGGCGTGAATGGACGGAGGAGGAGAGATTgttgggcggggcggggtgggaggaggaATGAAGGAAAAGATGGCTGGGTGGGTTGGTGGGTAGCTGGGTGGGTTGGTGGGTAGCTGGGTTGAGGGGTGaatattctttgttcttttcattcGTTAGCCCCCCAAAGCCTCTTTTTTTCCATCCCATTTTCCGTGAAAACATGGCTGGTAATTATGCATCCTTTTCCCCATTGACCGTGGGGATGACATACACACTCTGCCCTGACTCTCAGCTCCTACAGACAGGTAAGAGCTTTCAGGGTCCCGGGGAGTGAAACAGAACAGAGTCCAAGGGCAGAGCCTCAGCATCTTTGGCTCCTACCtacggggaggtggggagggggcaggtcaGATAAAGTTCTCCAGGTCTGGCACCTGCCCTACCGTCTGCAAGCGGTGCTGTTCCCCCCCGCCGCTGCCCTGGACAGGATGGACGTCACAGGGCACCGTAGGACCTGACCCTGGGTGAGGTGACCGCCAAGAGACAGTGTTGAGGACGTGCTGAGCCCAGCACAGGGGGAGGGTTCCGGCCCCCGTGCTCCCTCAGCCCCTCGGCCCTTGCCCCTTGCCTCAGCTCACCTTGGCCAGGGTCTCTGCCTGCTTGGGACTCAGGTCTCCCACTCGGCCGCTCATGGTGCTGGGTGAGGCTGCAGGGACGGGGGCCACTGCAGTCAGAGGTCGAGCCTGCTCCGTGGCCCTGACCAAGCCAGGTCTTTTGCCCCAGCTCCTGGGCGTGGCTCCAGGGCGCCTCCTCCTTGGCTAACCGTCGGATTGCAAATTACATAATTGGGATTAACTGAGGTCCCATGTTTGGCTCTGGACGAttctggggggtgggtggggagtagGTGGGGAAAGCAGGGTGTGTCAGAGGTCCCCTGCCAGGGACAGGAGGCTGGGAGGGAATGAGGCTGGCCTCCCAAGGTGTGGGTGTCCAGCTTGAGTGCCTGTCGAACCCCCTCAGTGCTCCCAGGCCTCCAGGGGAACTTCAGGGGGAAAGAGTACTAATCCGGGTGCTGCTTCGCAGGTGGCAAATACTAACAAATCAATGGGTGTGCTCCCTGCAAGTGCCGTCCTCTCCAACCCTCTCACTGATGAAGAAACCCTGCACCTACAGTCTGGCTAGGATCACCCTCACCCAGCCCTGCTGGCTGGCAGTCTCGTAAATATGTCAGTCATTCTTTCGGGGTGGGAGGCTCGTGGCTTTTTGCAACAAGTGTCCATATTCAAGAGGAGGCAGGCTGGGTAGAAAAAATGGAACTCAAAAGGTGTCCTTGCTAAAGGCTTGTTTTTCTACGGGGCGGGTTACTGCTCTTCCTGTCTTTCAAATTCTCTCCTGCGGTGCCCGTCCTGCGCCTTCAGCCCTGCTGACCTCCCTTCTCATGGCAGAGGTCACGAGGACACAGGAGGCCTTGTCCATGATCCCACATCCCCTGGGTCCTaagggggaggaggggcatgCTGATGCCCGGGAGGCGGTATCGGTGTTCCGCAGGATTTTAAACATCTGATCAGTGAGGGGTGCCCCACCACTCTGCCAGGTGATGAATTAAACCCAGAAGTTTCCCCAGTCCTTTGACTAAGACATGGAGACTGTCAAGGGTGGTGCACCTCTAAGAGATTTATCCTCCAGCTATCGGAAGCGTCTGCTGCAGACCACAGTATAGCTACATGGCTACCTCTTCCAGGCCTTGGGAGGTGGGTCCAAGTGGGCTGAAACTCTCCCCTGGCCTAGCCTCGGACCCAACAGCTGGGCTAGCCCAAGGCCCTGTTCCGAGGGCTCTCCTACCCTCAAGACACTGCAGGTCCCCATGCCTGGGCTATCTTGGGACCGATTTAGCTGAGGCGGGTGAGTGCTGAAACCTCCCTGCTCTGGGCCCTGATAGAGTCGGGTGCGGGAGAAGGGGAGCCGTCCTTGGCCATCTCCCTCGGTCCAGGGCACCTGCTGCATACACTCTGGAGCAGTTAGGTATTTCTCCACCCTCTGGTCCCTCCCCTCTTCACATTCCAGCCTCTTTCTGCCGCCACCCACACCCACTTCCCGCCAGGCAGGCAGCAGGCAGAGATTGGGTTCCTCCACTGCACTCTCATTAGCCCCTAATCCTGCTTGGTTCCCACCAGTCTCCTTTCTCACCCTAATCCTCCTGATGGGAGGGTCTCCGATTACCCCTGGGGACATCAGAGACTGGGCAGGCAGGGCCAGGTGGAGGAGCTGGGGGTCCCCCCAGGAGCTATGCGGAGCAGAGGGGTATTAGAGATACCCTTAAGCACTTTTCCTGACCCAGACCACAAATTCACGTTATCATCATCGTGACTGACAGCACTATGCGATGGAACTTTCTTTAgcgatggaaatgttctgtatctgggGGGGTTTCCTAGTGGACATCACTGGTAGCCAGTTGTCACATGTGAAATgcggttgttgttattgttcaatcactaagtcgtgttcgactcttcgcaaccccgtggactgcagcacgccaggcttccctgtccctcactatcacccggagtttgcccagactcatgtccattgagttggtgatgccatccagccatgtcatcctctgtcacctcctcttcctgccctgaATCTCTCCCGGCATGCGGTTAGTTTTAATCAACttaaattttgattaatttattaTAGATTGTCCCACATGGCTACCATATTAACACAGATCTACAGTGCTTATTGAAGGCTTTGTACATGCCAGGCCCCAGACTAAGTGCATCGCCTCATTTAAACATCACCttctgggtgatggacagggaggcctggcgtgctgcgattcatggggtcgcaaagagtcggacaggactgagcgactgaactgaactgaactatcattaAGTCcagtttacagacaagcaaacagAGGTAGAGAGGAAGCTGGTATCCCATCCAGAGAGATGCCCACGCAGTTCATCCCTTTGTTGTCACGCTGGAAGCCACCCCTCAGCCTCAGGTCTGGGGGCTCCACTCCAAACAGGGAGAAGATCCAGGCATGGAAATCACCCCAGTGGGATGCAGGTGACATTGAGCCAGACCTTGAAGAAAGGGCGGATGTCAATTAGTGGAGACTGGGgtagaggaaagggcaacccccGACACCCCGCAGAGGGGACGGCTGAGCCATGGTGTGGAGTGGGGCAGGTGACACCTGGGCTGTCTcgggagggcagagctggggaggTAAACACACTGTCAACACGTGTTTACTGTAAACACGATGGAGCGGGTCCCTGCCTGCATGGAACTCTCAGTCTGCCATTTCTGTGCTGAGAACATT
Coding sequences within it:
- the LOC138422396 gene encoding SEC14-like protein 3, producing the protein MSGRVGDLSPKQAETLAKFRENVQDVLPALPDPDDYFLLRWLRARNFDLQKSEAMLRKYMEFRKTMDIDHILEWQPPEVIQKYMPGGLCGYDRDGCPVWYDIIGPLDPKGLLFSVTKQDLLKTKMRDCERILHECALQTQRLGRKIETIVMIFDCEGLGLKHFWKPLVEVYQEFFSLLEENYPETLKLMLIVKATKLFPVGYNLMKPFLSEDTRRKIVVLGSNWKEGLLKLISPEQLPAQFGGTLTDPDGNPKCLTKINYGGEIPKSMYVRDQVKTQYEHSAQISRGSSHQVEYEILFPGCVLRWQFASDGGDIGFGVFLKTKMGERQRAAEMTEVLASQRYNAHMVPEDGSLTCTEAGVYVLRFDNTYSFVHAKKVSFTVEVLLPDEGMQKYNKELTPV